In gamma proteobacterium HIMB55, the genomic stretch GTCACCGATCCTACAGAGCTCTATGACTTCCTAAGCGATATCGAAAAAACAACAGCCATGCTGTTTGATGACTCAGGTATCCGCTTCGTCGCCGAGATCGATGAGACTCGCAATGCGAGGGTGATGATGGATCAACAACGCATTGGGCAGATCCTCATGAACTTACTCGGCAACGCGCGTAAGTTCACCCGCGAGGGCGAGGTAGTGCTTGAGGTAAGCGTACTAAGTCGAACAGATTTCTATACCGAGTTCCTATTTGTTGTTGAGGACACGGGAATTGGTATCGAAGCAGGCCACCTTGAGCGGATAAGCGAGCCTTACTTTCAAGCAGGAGATGGTCTAAATCGAAAATTCTCTGGCACAGGGCTGGGTTTGAGTATTGTCCGAAAGCTTCTGGACAGTATGGGCTCGAAGTTGAATATCTCCAGTGAGCTGGATCGCGGCTCTGTCTTTGATTTTTCGCTGAAGCTTCGTAACTTAGAGTGGGAATCGGGTAATCCAGTAGACGCGAGCGCTCATGAAGCTGTTTCTCTAGAAGCCGACTCTGGTGTGTCCTTCCTAGACTTCTTGTATGTAGAGGACAGTGAGACAAATCAGCTGGTGATGTCAGCGATGATGGAACGCCTTGGCGTTAAGTTAACGATGGTGAGCTCGGCCAAAGAGGGTTTTGACATCTTGCAAAAGCAGGATATCGACATTGTCATCACCGATATTCAAATGCCTGAACACTCGGGAATCGATTTATTGTCGTGGATCAAACAGGATCCCGTTCTCGCTGATAAATTACGGGTCTTTGCCTGCACCGCGAATGCGGGTAGCGATGCGGTGCAAGAATTTGAGGAGGCTGGTTTTGAATCTGTCCTGACGAAGCCCCTCGATCTGCAGGTGCTTGAGAAATTCCTAGAGAGACTGTGAAAGACGCCCTGCAGAGATTTTATCCTTGTATGCCTGTGTCATGGTGTGGACAATAAGCGTGGGAGCGAGGAAACATGACACGAAGCGAACTAATCGACTTAATGGCATCACAACAGAGCCAGTTAACGACCAAAGACGTTGAACTTGCTGTGAAGCTGATGATTGATCATATGGCCGAGTCACTCGCATCGGGTGAGCGCATTGAGATTCGTGGATTCGGCAGTTTTTCGCTGCATTACCGCGAGCCTCGTAAAGGCCGAAACCCCAAGACGGGCGATACTGTAGAGCTCGAAGGCAAGCACGTTCCCCACTTTAAGCCCGGGAAAGAGCTGCGGGAGCGGGTGAATCGCTCGATCAAGGCGGTATTTTAATGCTGAGCTGGCTGCGTGCCGTCCTCACTTTCAGTCTTGTAGCCGCGTCCATTTTCATAGGCGCCGTGTTTGCTACTCAAAATACCTCGCTAGTACCGCTCTCACTTTTCGTTATTACCCTTCCCCAGCAGACACTGGCTGTTTGGCTTCTGTTGTTTTTGGTGACAGGGCTTGCTGTGGGCAGTCTGATAAGCACCGTTGTTGTCTTGCGTCAGCGCGCAGGCCTGGCTGCGCTGAGACGTGAGAACACGCGCTTAAAGCAGCGCATGGAGCGGTTGTCGACAAATGGCTGAGCCAAACACGCTGCTGCTTGCATTGTTATTTCTTGCCGTTGCAGCAGGATGGGTGCTTGGACGTGGTGCATCGGGTCGTGACGAAGAGGTTGATCAAACCCCGCCGTCACAATATTACCTGGGATTAAACTTCCTTCTCGATGGTGAGCAGGAGTCAGCACTCAAGGCGTTCAGCGAGGCGCTGGCAGTAAACGCCGAGACCTTTGAAACGCATATCACCTTTGGCAGTTTGTTACGAAAACGGGGAGAGGTGGATAACGCGATAAAAATCCACCAGTCGCTGCTGTCAAGAACCAAACTTCCTGATGCCCAGAAAAATCAGGCTCACTTGGAGCTCGCGAAAGATTTTATTGCCGCCGGATTGCTGGATCGTGCTGAGCAACTTCTGAAGGATCTTATCGAGCTTTCCGAGGAGCATGAAGCTGACGCAAAGGTATTGCTGTTAGAGGTGTTCGAAGCGAGCCGTGATTGGGAGCAGGCGCGAGTGCTGGCTGAATCTCAACTGAAGGAGGTTCTCGCAACAACCGTAACGCCCGGATCAAAAGCCAAGGCAGATAAGATAAAAGCACGCCTTTGTAACTACTGTTGCGAGTCTGCTGAAGACCAAGAGGCGAAGAGCGAGTGGGTAGTCGCGCGCAACGAGGCCGCAGAGGGGTTGCGGTGGGATGACACAAGCATCTGGCCGCACTTGATTATGGCGCGAATTGATGTACCGGAAGGCGCGACGCAACAAGCGTTTGATCGCTTGATGTCTGCAGCCAAGGTTGCCCCCAATCGTCTTCCCGAGTTTATCGAGCCTCTGAGAGAGGTCTGTGATGCGCTTGATTGCAGATTGCGGTTGGTTTCAATGATCTCTGAACTACTCGATGCTCGTGATGATCCACAGCTTAGAGCGTTGCTCGCAGAGGAATACCTTTTTGATGGAAACGAGGGCGCAGCACTCGATATTCTCGTGCAAGGACTCGATCAGAGGCCGACATC encodes the following:
- a CDS encoding integration host factor, beta subunit (PFAM: Bacterial DNA-binding protein~TIGRFAM: integration host factor, beta subunit), producing MTRSELIDLMASQQSQLTTKDVELAVKLMIDHMAESLASGERIEIRGFGSFSLHYREPRKGRNPKTGDTVELEGKHVPHFKPGKELRERVNRSIKAVF
- a CDS encoding Protein of unknown function (DUF1049) (PFAM: Protein of unknown function (DUF1049)); this translates as MLSWLRAVLTFSLVAASIFIGAVFATQNTSLVPLSLFVITLPQQTLAVWLLLFLVTGLAVGSLISTVVVLRQRAGLAALRRENTRLKQRMERLSTNG
- a CDS encoding putative N-acetylglucosaminyl transferase is translated as MAEPNTLLLALLFLAVAAGWVLGRGASGRDEEVDQTPPSQYYLGLNFLLDGEQESALKAFSEALAVNAETFETHITFGSLLRKRGEVDNAIKIHQSLLSRTKLPDAQKNQAHLELAKDFIAAGLLDRAEQLLKDLIELSEEHEADAKVLLLEVFEASRDWEQARVLAESQLKEVLATTVTPGSKAKADKIKARLCNYCCESAEDQEAKSEWVVARNEAAEGLRWDDTSIWPHLIMARIDVPEGATQQAFDRLMSAAKVAPNRLPEFIEPLREVCDALDCRLRLVSMISELLDARDDPQLRALLAEEYLFDGNEGAALDILVQGLDQRPTSALLQKTLELMSERVSCPEVVEAARKLSIKQSTYLCGVCGFHGPSFYWQCPGCKNWDTLYRPAR